One window from the genome of Garra rufa chromosome 1, GarRuf1.0, whole genome shotgun sequence encodes:
- the LOC141321800 gene encoding epidermal differentiation-specific protein-like, giving the protein MSKIVVFTEEGFQGRRAEFENNVRNLEEKGFSNVISSIKVIGAPWVAYYDKNFAGKQRVFQQGEYATLDDKGRFSSLKIITDDLDNPEIQLFEHVNYQGRSVTLRKETSLQDIDFSDIASSHKVKGGV; this is encoded by the coding sequence ATGAGCAAGATTGTTGTTTTTACAGAAGAGGGCTTCCAGGGCAGAAGAGCTGAATTTGAAAACAATGTCCGCAACTTAGAAGAAAAGGGCTTCAGCAATGTCATCTCATCTATCAAAGTTATTGGTGCGCCATGGGTAGCGTACTATGACAAGAATTTTGCTGGAAAGCAGCGGGTGTTTCAACAAGGAGAGTATGCTACTCTTGATGACAAAGGAAGGTTTTCTTCCCTCAAGATCATCACAGATGACCTGGACAACCCTGAAATCCAGCTGTTTGAGCATGTCAACTATCAAGGAAGAAGCGTGACCCTACGCAAAGAAACCAGTCTTCAAGACATTGATTTCAGTGACATTGCTTCCTCCCACAAAGTGAAAGGTGGTGTCTAG